From the Microplitis mediator isolate UGA2020A chromosome 6, iyMicMedi2.1, whole genome shotgun sequence genome, one window contains:
- the LOC130669249 gene encoding WD repeat-containing protein 7 isoform X1 gives MTEEGSLVVPIVLWGKVPPTHCISCMYLSRDQKTLVTGCYDGHICLWQVDPETLKMTPRCLLVGHTGSVMCLSRASDVLELDYIVSCSENGEMCTWDLVNGNCRENVKIAYVHTQMFAYVSTGSDKVSLFCSGYYPEVLVMDPFSLEILYTLSSRVNPDWISALQVLRPAKRKGRFLVHTNDVVLAITTTGTVKVWSLFGKEQQAKDPIYENESKQIKCLNALAMTCCAYNHRTVLIVCSNSWQVYDAADFSLLCSVNAPQKERWVAGDFLSTDQVLIWTDEGHGYIYKLPSNKLKGKALSSSVAENHDFHTSSIESDQPYSFCILSYPGEKPLSCPPTMKLVTATRQNKPVKYLIRGDSEGVIMIWTVPEMTSQQISEINNSTNELVLSPTIITSLSAAWDAMKPPPVGILDQMDTGETIKLTACIYLPQQSRLVVGREDGSIIIVPATQTVMLQLLHGNHQHYDDWPPHQVLMGHSGRVNCLLYPHSHSPRYDRTHLVSGSVDFAVCLWDLYTGNLVHRFCVHAGEITQLTITPDNCSPRIQKCICSVASDHSVTLLSLAERKCVVLASRHLFPVTTIKWRPLDDFMIVGCSDGAVYVWQMETGHLDRVLHGIIAEEVLFACSDNTIITGDATAGGELGLANPAVHFFRGLRHRNLSAIRHATQRGLHQLQQLHGGHGDHHDSQLKTKDYPLNIEGFRGNPKDPEGHILFFNVEALIVQLLSDEYGSMSPGSLEAQGLISASEYQKVAALTQSASPDAHRKIADFFGRVKDKAGDVERILKEKDRHGILAKMKEGAENVHTKLQAKAESVGLKPLNLDGKGEGWNNGDGSRNTLKRNGNFNEPNSTMEIAQLLLSLLHAWGMDPDLDRVCESKLGLLRPMVPVSFGVICKSSYMTLLLPTWHLQLDLKIEPTQLEQRLPIELVRQDRLTKAFTARAHWELSTTLTSNHLLTVVALANTLMSMNNATFVPEQERNRKMHRPGNRAGVNWNKAEEENEEMYTVQQAQIKQGWSLLATLHCVLLPDKVAALGGVKTFKRPLVEMMACRWQDQCLELREAAQALLLAELGRLGPKGRKTLVDYWAQYLPKDPPKESAPQQQNHSHSPSSSSPVPNADNKTETNHEGNHADEICNSRKPNEAEVRTKEHTAIVLLGVIGAEFGQNVSTTTSQRRDSERRKSSVVEGFGIGNNNLARLTSMSLMRLLLDPHQFKQQTHSSLRRAAIDLIGRGFTVWEPYLDISKVLLGLLEMCCDADKLVPSMTYGLPLTPQADTCRTARHALTLIATARPAAFITTMAREVARFNAIQQNSQTLNVNVNSNILARAKPEILRIVEQLIDKMQSEMSDLLVEVMDIILHCLDPGHLKTKPLNEVFPAVCRFNQVSHCSATRRIAVGGRVGQLALYELRGTVKCQTVSAHQASVTALAFSPEGKFLVSYSCTENKLCFWQQTSSGMFGLGNSQTRCVKSYSTAPMNDVTRLNPMRLARLIWINNRTVTLMLADGSETRFNV, from the exons ATGACTGAAGAAGGAAGTTTAGTGGTTCCAATCGTTCTTTGGGGTAAAGTACCACCCACCCACTGTATATCATGCATGTACTTGTCTCGTGATCAGAAGACCTTGGTCACGGGATGTTATGATGGTCACATTTGTCTATGGCAAGTTGATCCTGAGACGCTCaag aTGACACCTAGATGTCTTTTGGTCGGACACACGGGTTCAGTGATGTGCCTCAGCCGTGCAAGTGACGTCTTGGAGTTGGATTACATCGTCAGCTGCAGTGAGAATGGGGAAATGTGTACCTGGGATTTAGTAAATGGAAATTGCCgcgaaaatgttaaaattgcCTACGTCCATACTCAGATGTTTGCTTACGTTTCAACAGGCAGTGACAAAGTTTCATTATTTTGTTCtgg ATATTATCCAGAAGTTTTAGTAATGGACCCATTCAGTCTGGAAATATTATACACGTTAAGTTCACGTGTAAATCCAGATTGGATTAGCGCATTACAAGTACTGAGGCCGGCCAAACGGAAAGGTCGGTTCTTAGTACACACAA atgACGTGGTACTTGCAATCACGACAACGGGTACTGTCAAAGTCTGGTCACTTTTTGGAAAGGAGCAACAAGCCAAGGATCCGATTTATGAGAACGAGAGCAAACAGATCAAGTGTCTGAATGCTCTTGCCATGACCTGCTGCGCGTACAACCATCGGACAGTTTTGATTGTCTGTTCTAATAGTTGGCAG gtCTACGATGCTGCtgatttttcattactttgtTCAGTGAATGCACCTCAGAAGGAACGTTGGGTAGCTGGAGATTTCTTATCAACAGATCAAGTATTAATTTGGACTGATGAAGGCCATGGTTACATCTATAAATTACCATCAAA CAAGCTGAAGGGCAAGGCTCTCAGCAG cAGCGTGGCAGAGAATCACGACTTCCACACATCTTCAATTGAGAGCGATCAACCTTACAGTTTTTGTATTCTATCGTATCCCGGGGAAAAG CCTCTATCGTGCCCGCCGACAATGAAATTAGTAACAGCAACGCGTCAAAATAAACCAGTTAAATATCTAATTCGCGGTGACAGCGAAGGTGTTATTATGATTTGGACAGTACCAGAGATGACGTCCCAGCAAATTTCCGAAATAAATAACAGTACCAACGAGCTCGTACTATCGCCGACAATAATAACAAGCTTATCAGCAGCTTGGGATGCCATGAAACCACCACCGGTAGGAATCCTCGATCAGATGGACACGGGAGAGACGATAAAATTGACAGCTTGTATATATTTACCCCAACAAAGTCGTCTGGTTGTTGGCCGCGAGGACGGCAGTATAATTATAGTGCCAGCAACTCAGACCGTAATGTTGCAATTGCTGCATGGAAACCATCAGCATTACGATGATTGGCCGCCGCATCAAGTTCTTATGGGGCATTCTGGACGCGTTAATTGTCTTCTTTATCCTCACAGTCATTCTCCGCGCTACGACCGCACGCATTTAGTCTCCGGTTCTGTTGATTTCGCTGTTTGTTTATGGGATTTATATACCGGGAATTTGGTCCATCGTTTTTGTGTCCATGCTGGTGAAATTACACAGTTGACAATAACTCCTGATAATTGTAGt CCAAGGATACAAAAATGTATATGCAGCGTAGCTTCAGATCACAGCGTAACTCTTTTATCACTTGCGGAAAGGAAATGTGTTGTACTCGCGTCGCGTCATTTATTCCCGGTCACTACAATAAAGTGGCGGCCATTGGACGATTTTATGATAGTCGGGTGCTCTGACGGTGCTGTCTACGTATGGCAAATGGAAACAGGACATCTGGATCGTGTTTTACATGGAATTATTGCCGAAGAAGTTTTATTTGCCTGTAGTGACAACACTATAATTACTGGAGACGCAACTGCTGGTGGAGAACTTGGTCTCGCAAATCCTGCGGTTCATTTCTTcag AGGATTGAGACATCGAAATTTGTCGGCTATTCGGCACGCAACTCAACGAGGATTACATCAGTTACAGCAACTTCATGGCGGGCATGGCGATCATCACGACAGTCAACTGAAAACTAAAGACTACCCATTAAATATCGAAGGGTTTAGAGGGAATCCAAAAGATCCGGAAGGACATATTCTGTTCTTCAATGTCGAGGCACTGATAG TGCAATTATTGAGTGACGAGTATGGCTCGATGTCTCCTGGATCATTAGAGGCACAGGGTTTAATTTCAGCGTCTGAGTATCAAAAAGTTGCGGCCCTCACACAATCGGCTAGTCCTGATGCCCATAGAAAAATCGCAG attttttcggTCGTGTCAAGGACAAAGCTGGCGACGTCGAAAGAATTTTAAAGGAGAAAGATCGTCATG GTATATTGGCTAAAATGAAGGAAGGAGCTGAAAACGTACACACTAAATTACAAGCTAAAGCTGAGAGTGTTGGCCTCAAGCCGTTAAATCTTGACGGCAAAG gtgAAGGATGGAATAATGGTGATGGTTCAAGAAATACATTGAAACGTAATGGTAATTTCAATGAGCCTAATTCGACAATGGAAATAGCGCAATTACTACTGAGTCTTCTCCATGCCTGGGGTATGGATCCAGACCTGGATCGTGTTTGCGAAAGTAAATTAGGATTATTACGACCTATGGTACCCGTTTCATTTGGTGTCATATGTAAATCAA gcTACATGACTTTGCTGTTACCAACATGGCACCTACAGTTGGACCTAAAAATAGAGCCTACTCAGTTAGAACAACGTCTGCCAATAGAACTAGTCCGTCAAGATCGCCTAACAAAAGCATTTACAGCCCGCGCACACTGGGAATTATCAACGACCTTAAcatcaaatcatttattgacAGTAGTAGCACTAGCGAATACTCTGATGTCAATGAATAATGCGACATTTGTACCTGAGCAAGAGCGCAATCGTAAAATGCACAGACCGGGTAATCGTGCTGGGGTTAATTGGAACAAAGCTGAGGAAGAAAATGAAGAAATGTATACTGTGCAACAAGCGCAGATTAAACAAGGCTGGTCATTACTGGCGACACTTCACTGTGTTTTATTGCCGGATAAAGTTGCTGCTTTGGGCGGAGTAAAGACATTTAAGCGTCCGCTGGTAGAAATGATGGCTTGCAGATGGCAAGATCAGTGTCTTGAGTTACGTGAAGCTGCTCAAGCTCTTTTGCTGGCTGAGTTGGGTAGACTAGGACCTAAAGGAAGAAAAACTTTGGTCGATTATTGGGCACAATATTTACCCAAAGATCCGCCCAAGGAGTCTGCGCCTCAGCAGCAAAACCACAGTCACAGTCCGTCGTCCTCAAGTCCGGTTCCTAATGCTGACAATAAAACAGAAACAAATCATGAGGGCAATCATGCTGATGAAATTTGTAACTCACGTAAACCAAATGAAGCGGAAGTGAGGACTAAAGAGCACACGGCGATAGTATTATTAGGAGTAATCGGTGCTGAGTTTGGTCAAAATGTATCGACTACAACGAGCCAACGTCGTGACAGCGAGCGACGGAAAAGTTCTGTCGTTGAAGGTTTTGGTATTGGCAATAATAATTTGGCGAGACTTACCAGCATGTCTTTGATGCGTTTGCTCTTAGACCCGCACCAATTTAAGCAGCAGACTCATTCGTCACTCCGTCGGGCGGCTATTGATTTGATCGGCCGCGGATTCACTGTCTGGGAGCCGTATCTCGACATCTCTAAAGTACTTCTTGGTCTTCTGGAGATGTGCTGCGATGCAGACAAACTTGTGCCCAGTATGACTTACGGATTGCCGCTGACTCCACAAGCAGATACATGTCGTACTGCTCGACACGCTCTCACGTTAATTGCTACCGCACGACCCGCGGCATTCATTACAACTATGGCACGTGAAGTCGCGAGGTTCAACGCGATCCAACAAAATTCACAGACACTTAATGTCAATGTCAATTCTAATATACTAGCACGGGCTAAGCCTGAAATTTTACGTATCGTAGAGCAGTTGATTGACAAAATGCAAAGTGAGATGAGTGATCTCTTAGTTGAAGTAATGGATATTATTCTTCATTGTCTTGATCCCGGTCATTTGAAAACTAAGCCCCTTAATGAAGTTTTCCCAGCAGTGTGCAGATTTAatcag GTCAGTCACTGTTCAGCTACACGTCGAATAGCAGTCGGTGGTCGGGTAGGTCAATTAGCACTCTACGAATTACGTGGCACCGTTAAATGTCAAACAGTGTCTGCTCATCAAGCTTCTGTCACAGCTCTGGCATTTTCGCCGGagggaaaatttttagtcagttATTCTTGcacggaaaataaattatgcttTTGGCAG caaACAAGTAGTGGAATGTTTGGTCTAGGTAATTCTCAAACACGCTGCGTCAAATCGTACAGTACAGCACCGATGAATGATGTCACTAGATTAAATCCAATGCGGCTGGCCCGTTTAATATGGATTAATAATCGTACTGTCACTTTGATGCTTGCGGATGGTTCAGAGACACGctttaatgtttaa
- the LOC130669249 gene encoding WD repeat-containing protein 7 isoform X2, whose translation MTEEGSLVVPIVLWGKVPPTHCISCMYLSRDQKTLVTGCYDGHICLWQVDPETLKMTPRCLLVGHTGSVMCLSRASDVLELDYIVSCSENGEMCTWDLVNGNCRENVKIAYVHTQMFAYVSTGSDKVSLFCSGYYPEVLVMDPFSLEILYTLSSRVNPDWISALQVLRPAKRKGRFLVHTNDVVLAITTTGTVKVWSLFGKEQQAKDPIYENESKQIKCLNALAMTCCAYNHRTVLIVCSNSWQVYDAADFSLLCSVNAPQKERWVAGDFLSTDQVLIWTDEGHGYIYKLPSNKLKGKALSSVAENHDFHTSSIESDQPYSFCILSYPGEKPLSCPPTMKLVTATRQNKPVKYLIRGDSEGVIMIWTVPEMTSQQISEINNSTNELVLSPTIITSLSAAWDAMKPPPVGILDQMDTGETIKLTACIYLPQQSRLVVGREDGSIIIVPATQTVMLQLLHGNHQHYDDWPPHQVLMGHSGRVNCLLYPHSHSPRYDRTHLVSGSVDFAVCLWDLYTGNLVHRFCVHAGEITQLTITPDNCSPRIQKCICSVASDHSVTLLSLAERKCVVLASRHLFPVTTIKWRPLDDFMIVGCSDGAVYVWQMETGHLDRVLHGIIAEEVLFACSDNTIITGDATAGGELGLANPAVHFFRGLRHRNLSAIRHATQRGLHQLQQLHGGHGDHHDSQLKTKDYPLNIEGFRGNPKDPEGHILFFNVEALIVQLLSDEYGSMSPGSLEAQGLISASEYQKVAALTQSASPDAHRKIADFFGRVKDKAGDVERILKEKDRHGILAKMKEGAENVHTKLQAKAESVGLKPLNLDGKGEGWNNGDGSRNTLKRNGNFNEPNSTMEIAQLLLSLLHAWGMDPDLDRVCESKLGLLRPMVPVSFGVICKSSYMTLLLPTWHLQLDLKIEPTQLEQRLPIELVRQDRLTKAFTARAHWELSTTLTSNHLLTVVALANTLMSMNNATFVPEQERNRKMHRPGNRAGVNWNKAEEENEEMYTVQQAQIKQGWSLLATLHCVLLPDKVAALGGVKTFKRPLVEMMACRWQDQCLELREAAQALLLAELGRLGPKGRKTLVDYWAQYLPKDPPKESAPQQQNHSHSPSSSSPVPNADNKTETNHEGNHADEICNSRKPNEAEVRTKEHTAIVLLGVIGAEFGQNVSTTTSQRRDSERRKSSVVEGFGIGNNNLARLTSMSLMRLLLDPHQFKQQTHSSLRRAAIDLIGRGFTVWEPYLDISKVLLGLLEMCCDADKLVPSMTYGLPLTPQADTCRTARHALTLIATARPAAFITTMAREVARFNAIQQNSQTLNVNVNSNILARAKPEILRIVEQLIDKMQSEMSDLLVEVMDIILHCLDPGHLKTKPLNEVFPAVCRFNQVSHCSATRRIAVGGRVGQLALYELRGTVKCQTVSAHQASVTALAFSPEGKFLVSYSCTENKLCFWQQTSSGMFGLGNSQTRCVKSYSTAPMNDVTRLNPMRLARLIWINNRTVTLMLADGSETRFNV comes from the exons ATGACTGAAGAAGGAAGTTTAGTGGTTCCAATCGTTCTTTGGGGTAAAGTACCACCCACCCACTGTATATCATGCATGTACTTGTCTCGTGATCAGAAGACCTTGGTCACGGGATGTTATGATGGTCACATTTGTCTATGGCAAGTTGATCCTGAGACGCTCaag aTGACACCTAGATGTCTTTTGGTCGGACACACGGGTTCAGTGATGTGCCTCAGCCGTGCAAGTGACGTCTTGGAGTTGGATTACATCGTCAGCTGCAGTGAGAATGGGGAAATGTGTACCTGGGATTTAGTAAATGGAAATTGCCgcgaaaatgttaaaattgcCTACGTCCATACTCAGATGTTTGCTTACGTTTCAACAGGCAGTGACAAAGTTTCATTATTTTGTTCtgg ATATTATCCAGAAGTTTTAGTAATGGACCCATTCAGTCTGGAAATATTATACACGTTAAGTTCACGTGTAAATCCAGATTGGATTAGCGCATTACAAGTACTGAGGCCGGCCAAACGGAAAGGTCGGTTCTTAGTACACACAA atgACGTGGTACTTGCAATCACGACAACGGGTACTGTCAAAGTCTGGTCACTTTTTGGAAAGGAGCAACAAGCCAAGGATCCGATTTATGAGAACGAGAGCAAACAGATCAAGTGTCTGAATGCTCTTGCCATGACCTGCTGCGCGTACAACCATCGGACAGTTTTGATTGTCTGTTCTAATAGTTGGCAG gtCTACGATGCTGCtgatttttcattactttgtTCAGTGAATGCACCTCAGAAGGAACGTTGGGTAGCTGGAGATTTCTTATCAACAGATCAAGTATTAATTTGGACTGATGAAGGCCATGGTTACATCTATAAATTACCATCAAA CAAGCTGAAGGGCAAGGCTCTCAGCAG CGTGGCAGAGAATCACGACTTCCACACATCTTCAATTGAGAGCGATCAACCTTACAGTTTTTGTATTCTATCGTATCCCGGGGAAAAG CCTCTATCGTGCCCGCCGACAATGAAATTAGTAACAGCAACGCGTCAAAATAAACCAGTTAAATATCTAATTCGCGGTGACAGCGAAGGTGTTATTATGATTTGGACAGTACCAGAGATGACGTCCCAGCAAATTTCCGAAATAAATAACAGTACCAACGAGCTCGTACTATCGCCGACAATAATAACAAGCTTATCAGCAGCTTGGGATGCCATGAAACCACCACCGGTAGGAATCCTCGATCAGATGGACACGGGAGAGACGATAAAATTGACAGCTTGTATATATTTACCCCAACAAAGTCGTCTGGTTGTTGGCCGCGAGGACGGCAGTATAATTATAGTGCCAGCAACTCAGACCGTAATGTTGCAATTGCTGCATGGAAACCATCAGCATTACGATGATTGGCCGCCGCATCAAGTTCTTATGGGGCATTCTGGACGCGTTAATTGTCTTCTTTATCCTCACAGTCATTCTCCGCGCTACGACCGCACGCATTTAGTCTCCGGTTCTGTTGATTTCGCTGTTTGTTTATGGGATTTATATACCGGGAATTTGGTCCATCGTTTTTGTGTCCATGCTGGTGAAATTACACAGTTGACAATAACTCCTGATAATTGTAGt CCAAGGATACAAAAATGTATATGCAGCGTAGCTTCAGATCACAGCGTAACTCTTTTATCACTTGCGGAAAGGAAATGTGTTGTACTCGCGTCGCGTCATTTATTCCCGGTCACTACAATAAAGTGGCGGCCATTGGACGATTTTATGATAGTCGGGTGCTCTGACGGTGCTGTCTACGTATGGCAAATGGAAACAGGACATCTGGATCGTGTTTTACATGGAATTATTGCCGAAGAAGTTTTATTTGCCTGTAGTGACAACACTATAATTACTGGAGACGCAACTGCTGGTGGAGAACTTGGTCTCGCAAATCCTGCGGTTCATTTCTTcag AGGATTGAGACATCGAAATTTGTCGGCTATTCGGCACGCAACTCAACGAGGATTACATCAGTTACAGCAACTTCATGGCGGGCATGGCGATCATCACGACAGTCAACTGAAAACTAAAGACTACCCATTAAATATCGAAGGGTTTAGAGGGAATCCAAAAGATCCGGAAGGACATATTCTGTTCTTCAATGTCGAGGCACTGATAG TGCAATTATTGAGTGACGAGTATGGCTCGATGTCTCCTGGATCATTAGAGGCACAGGGTTTAATTTCAGCGTCTGAGTATCAAAAAGTTGCGGCCCTCACACAATCGGCTAGTCCTGATGCCCATAGAAAAATCGCAG attttttcggTCGTGTCAAGGACAAAGCTGGCGACGTCGAAAGAATTTTAAAGGAGAAAGATCGTCATG GTATATTGGCTAAAATGAAGGAAGGAGCTGAAAACGTACACACTAAATTACAAGCTAAAGCTGAGAGTGTTGGCCTCAAGCCGTTAAATCTTGACGGCAAAG gtgAAGGATGGAATAATGGTGATGGTTCAAGAAATACATTGAAACGTAATGGTAATTTCAATGAGCCTAATTCGACAATGGAAATAGCGCAATTACTACTGAGTCTTCTCCATGCCTGGGGTATGGATCCAGACCTGGATCGTGTTTGCGAAAGTAAATTAGGATTATTACGACCTATGGTACCCGTTTCATTTGGTGTCATATGTAAATCAA gcTACATGACTTTGCTGTTACCAACATGGCACCTACAGTTGGACCTAAAAATAGAGCCTACTCAGTTAGAACAACGTCTGCCAATAGAACTAGTCCGTCAAGATCGCCTAACAAAAGCATTTACAGCCCGCGCACACTGGGAATTATCAACGACCTTAAcatcaaatcatttattgacAGTAGTAGCACTAGCGAATACTCTGATGTCAATGAATAATGCGACATTTGTACCTGAGCAAGAGCGCAATCGTAAAATGCACAGACCGGGTAATCGTGCTGGGGTTAATTGGAACAAAGCTGAGGAAGAAAATGAAGAAATGTATACTGTGCAACAAGCGCAGATTAAACAAGGCTGGTCATTACTGGCGACACTTCACTGTGTTTTATTGCCGGATAAAGTTGCTGCTTTGGGCGGAGTAAAGACATTTAAGCGTCCGCTGGTAGAAATGATGGCTTGCAGATGGCAAGATCAGTGTCTTGAGTTACGTGAAGCTGCTCAAGCTCTTTTGCTGGCTGAGTTGGGTAGACTAGGACCTAAAGGAAGAAAAACTTTGGTCGATTATTGGGCACAATATTTACCCAAAGATCCGCCCAAGGAGTCTGCGCCTCAGCAGCAAAACCACAGTCACAGTCCGTCGTCCTCAAGTCCGGTTCCTAATGCTGACAATAAAACAGAAACAAATCATGAGGGCAATCATGCTGATGAAATTTGTAACTCACGTAAACCAAATGAAGCGGAAGTGAGGACTAAAGAGCACACGGCGATAGTATTATTAGGAGTAATCGGTGCTGAGTTTGGTCAAAATGTATCGACTACAACGAGCCAACGTCGTGACAGCGAGCGACGGAAAAGTTCTGTCGTTGAAGGTTTTGGTATTGGCAATAATAATTTGGCGAGACTTACCAGCATGTCTTTGATGCGTTTGCTCTTAGACCCGCACCAATTTAAGCAGCAGACTCATTCGTCACTCCGTCGGGCGGCTATTGATTTGATCGGCCGCGGATTCACTGTCTGGGAGCCGTATCTCGACATCTCTAAAGTACTTCTTGGTCTTCTGGAGATGTGCTGCGATGCAGACAAACTTGTGCCCAGTATGACTTACGGATTGCCGCTGACTCCACAAGCAGATACATGTCGTACTGCTCGACACGCTCTCACGTTAATTGCTACCGCACGACCCGCGGCATTCATTACAACTATGGCACGTGAAGTCGCGAGGTTCAACGCGATCCAACAAAATTCACAGACACTTAATGTCAATGTCAATTCTAATATACTAGCACGGGCTAAGCCTGAAATTTTACGTATCGTAGAGCAGTTGATTGACAAAATGCAAAGTGAGATGAGTGATCTCTTAGTTGAAGTAATGGATATTATTCTTCATTGTCTTGATCCCGGTCATTTGAAAACTAAGCCCCTTAATGAAGTTTTCCCAGCAGTGTGCAGATTTAatcag GTCAGTCACTGTTCAGCTACACGTCGAATAGCAGTCGGTGGTCGGGTAGGTCAATTAGCACTCTACGAATTACGTGGCACCGTTAAATGTCAAACAGTGTCTGCTCATCAAGCTTCTGTCACAGCTCTGGCATTTTCGCCGGagggaaaatttttagtcagttATTCTTGcacggaaaataaattatgcttTTGGCAG caaACAAGTAGTGGAATGTTTGGTCTAGGTAATTCTCAAACACGCTGCGTCAAATCGTACAGTACAGCACCGATGAATGATGTCACTAGATTAAATCCAATGCGGCTGGCCCGTTTAATATGGATTAATAATCGTACTGTCACTTTGATGCTTGCGGATGGTTCAGAGACACGctttaatgtttaa